A window of Pseudodesulfovibrio hydrargyri contains these coding sequences:
- the mqnE gene encoding aminofutalosine synthase MqnE, protein MTLFKSDYFHNMDLADIRDKVEAGERLSFEDGVRLFHCPEPLAVGALAHRVRTRLHGDRTFYVVNRHVNYTNVCVNGCEFCAYQREEGQSGGFVLTREDVLAKLEAAPLPPREVHIVGGCHPKLGLDYFEDILSTVHKHYPDAVLKCFTAVEIAHFARLENISTHEVLTRLKAAGLGMMPGGGAEIFAERVRERLCPRKATADEWLAIHEQAHGLGLKTNGTMLFGHIETIEERVDHLVRLRESQDRSHGYTCFIPLPFLTENSKLTIDNPLTGLEELKTIAVCRLMLDNIPHIKAYWVMLGVKQAQAALKFGADDFDGTVVEEKIGHEAGATSEQGLSRSELEDMIRGCGCTPVERDGFFNAI, encoded by the coding sequence ATGACTCTGTTCAAAAGCGACTATTTCCACAACATGGACCTGGCCGACATCCGCGACAAGGTCGAGGCGGGCGAGCGCCTCTCCTTCGAGGACGGCGTGCGCCTGTTCCACTGTCCCGAGCCGCTGGCCGTAGGCGCGCTGGCCCATCGCGTGCGCACCCGCCTGCACGGCGACAGGACGTTCTACGTGGTCAACCGCCACGTCAACTACACCAACGTCTGCGTCAACGGCTGCGAGTTCTGCGCCTACCAGCGCGAGGAAGGACAGAGCGGCGGCTTCGTGCTCACCCGCGAGGATGTCCTGGCCAAGCTCGAGGCCGCGCCGCTGCCGCCGCGCGAGGTCCACATCGTGGGCGGCTGCCATCCCAAGCTCGGCCTGGACTATTTCGAGGACATCCTGTCCACCGTACACAAACACTACCCGGACGCGGTCCTGAAATGCTTCACCGCCGTGGAGATCGCCCATTTCGCCCGTCTCGAAAACATTTCCACCCATGAGGTCCTGACCCGGCTCAAGGCGGCCGGACTCGGCATGATGCCCGGCGGCGGAGCCGAGATTTTCGCCGAAAGGGTCCGCGAGCGGCTCTGTCCGCGCAAGGCCACGGCCGACGAATGGCTGGCCATCCACGAACAGGCCCACGGCCTCGGGCTCAAGACCAACGGGACCATGCTCTTCGGTCACATCGAGACCATCGAGGAGCGCGTGGACCATCTCGTCCGGCTGCGCGAATCCCAGGACCGCAGCCACGGGTACACCTGTTTCATCCCCCTGCCCTTCCTGACCGAGAACAGCAAGCTGACCATAGACAATCCCCTGACCGGGCTGGAGGAACTCAAAACCATCGCGGTCTGCCGCCTGATGCTCGACAACATCCCGCACATCAAGGCCTACTGGGTCATGCTTGGGGTCAAGCAGGCCCAGGCCGCCCTCAAGTTCGGGGCCGACGACTTCGACGGCACGGTCGTCGAGGAAAAGATCGGCCACGAGGCCGGGGCCACCTCGGAACAGGGGCTGTCCAGGTCCGAACTCGAAGACATGATCCGGGGCTGCGGCTGCACCCCGGTGGAGCGCGACGGCTTTTTCAACGCGATTTAA
- a CDS encoding TetR/AcrR family transcriptional regulator, whose amino-acid sequence MTKNTFENLPEEKRQRVLDEATVEFAEHGYHQASVNRIVDRLGIAKGSLFKYFGNKQGLFEHLFSRAVSDFKKPLKAIRDTPGLGFFERIEQSFLAGARFVDGHPNLYRIYLKMLFNENFPLRERFLGEIRGAHAKYLRQLIEGGVRDGQLPADLDVEMAVFTLHAVMDRFLQGYAVPTLDNGLAPAATLPDRARSLATFLRHGLADISTQE is encoded by the coding sequence TTGACGAAAAACACCTTTGAGAACCTGCCCGAGGAGAAACGGCAGCGCGTCCTGGACGAGGCCACCGTGGAGTTCGCCGAGCACGGCTACCACCAGGCGTCGGTCAACCGCATCGTGGACCGCCTGGGCATCGCCAAGGGTTCGCTGTTCAAGTATTTCGGCAACAAGCAGGGGCTGTTCGAGCATCTCTTCAGCCGCGCGGTGAGCGATTTCAAGAAGCCGCTCAAGGCCATCCGCGACACCCCCGGCCTCGGCTTCTTCGAACGCATCGAGCAGAGTTTCCTGGCCGGAGCCCGGTTCGTGGACGGACACCCGAACCTCTACCGCATCTATCTGAAGATGCTCTTCAACGAAAATTTTCCCCTGCGCGAGCGCTTTCTCGGCGAGATCCGGGGCGCGCACGCCAAATACCTCCGGCAGCTCATCGAGGGCGGCGTCCGGGACGGACAACTGCCCGCCGATCTGGACGTGGAAATGGCCGTATTCACCCTGCACGCGGTCATGGACCGCTTCCTCCAGGGCTACGCCGTGCCCACGCTGGACAACGGGCTCGCGCCCGCCGCCACCCTGCCGGACCGGGCCCGGTCCCTGGCCACCTTCCTGCGCCACGGCCTGGCCGACATTTCCACCCAGGAGTAA
- a CDS encoding 1,4-dihydroxy-6-naphthoate synthase: protein MKNKLSLGYSPCPNDTFIFHALTMGLVPWAGGLDVTLADVEELNGLAARGALDVVKVSTAAAAGILDEYVLLRAGGAMGYGAGPVLVAGEGRTLQSLDGGRVAIPGERTTANLIFGLCCREAGISVRRMPMVFDEVMPAVEAGIVDAGVVIHEGRFTFGERGLIRVLDLGAWWEAHTGLPIPLGAIAIKRSLGEDTARRMNEAIRQSLLFARNEPEAGRDYIRGHAQELSEAVVQTHIETFVTDYSLDAGEAGVRAVSRLLAEAGCTRKDIFITL, encoded by the coding sequence ATGAAAAATAAACTATCTTTGGGCTATTCCCCCTGCCCCAACGATACCTTCATCTTTCACGCCCTGACCATGGGGCTGGTTCCGTGGGCGGGCGGGCTCGACGTGACCCTGGCCGACGTGGAGGAGCTCAACGGGCTGGCCGCCCGGGGCGCGCTGGACGTGGTCAAGGTGTCCACGGCGGCGGCCGCCGGGATCTTGGACGAGTATGTGCTGCTGCGCGCTGGCGGGGCCATGGGATATGGAGCCGGGCCGGTGCTGGTGGCCGGGGAGGGGCGGACGCTCCAGTCCCTGGACGGCGGCAGGGTGGCCATTCCGGGCGAGCGGACCACGGCCAACCTGATTTTCGGATTGTGCTGCCGGGAGGCCGGGATTTCGGTCAGGCGCATGCCCATGGTCTTTGACGAGGTCATGCCCGCCGTGGAGGCGGGGATCGTGGACGCGGGCGTGGTCATCCACGAAGGGCGGTTCACCTTCGGCGAGCGCGGCCTGATCCGGGTGCTGGACCTGGGGGCGTGGTGGGAGGCGCATACCGGCCTGCCCATCCCGCTGGGGGCCATCGCCATCAAGCGGTCACTGGGGGAGGACACGGCCCGGCGCATGAACGAGGCTATCCGCCAGAGCCTGCTGTTCGCCCGCAACGAGCCCGAGGCCGGACGCGACTATATCCGCGGGCACGCCCAGGAACTGAGCGAAGCCGTGGTCCAGACCCACATCGAGACGTTCGTCACGGACTACAGCCTGGACGCGGGCGAGGCCGGGGTGCGGGCGGTTTCTCGCCTGCTGGCCGAGGCGGGTTGCACCCGCAAGGATATCTTCATCACCCTTTAG
- a CDS encoding DMT family transporter, whose protein sequence is MVIAEGKSRALLALGAAVLLWASSFIVLKIAFQRFDPMVVIFGRMFVASVCFLLVFRSLRRIDYHPGDWKLLAFMGICEPGFYFIFEAMALTYTDASQAGMICALLPLMVAVAARLTLNEPLTRRTVTGFGLAIAGAVVLSSVAEATETASNPVFGNFLEFMAMVCACGYMIAFKKLSPRYNPWFLTMIQAFTGSLFYFPLLFLPSTQLPSSFDPVGVTSVLYLGVFVTIGAYGMYNYGMSKIPAGQASSFINLIPVITLVMGLVLLGERLNWMQYAASGLVIVGVYVSQDTKAKKPVPAT, encoded by the coding sequence ATGGTCATCGCTGAAGGGAAATCGAGGGCGCTGCTGGCGCTCGGGGCGGCGGTCCTGCTTTGGGCCAGTTCGTTCATCGTGCTCAAGATCGCCTTTCAGCGGTTCGATCCCATGGTGGTCATCTTCGGCCGCATGTTCGTGGCCTCGGTCTGTTTCCTGCTGGTCTTCAGGAGCCTGAGGCGGATCGACTACCACCCCGGCGACTGGAAGCTGCTCGCCTTCATGGGCATCTGCGAGCCCGGCTTCTATTTCATCTTCGAGGCCATGGCCCTGACCTACACCGACGCGTCCCAGGCCGGGATGATCTGCGCCCTGCTGCCGCTCATGGTGGCCGTGGCCGCGCGCCTGACCCTGAACGAACCCCTGACCCGGCGCACGGTGACCGGGTTCGGCCTGGCCATCGCCGGGGCCGTGGTCCTGTCCAGCGTTGCCGAAGCCACGGAAACGGCGTCCAACCCGGTGTTCGGCAACTTCCTCGAATTCATGGCCATGGTCTGCGCCTGCGGGTACATGATCGCCTTCAAGAAGCTCAGCCCCCGCTACAACCCGTGGTTCTTGACCATGATCCAGGCCTTCACGGGCTCCCTGTTCTATTTCCCGCTGCTCTTTTTGCCGTCCACGCAGCTTCCCTCGTCCTTCGACCCCGTTGGGGTGACCAGCGTCCTGTACCTGGGCGTGTTCGTGACCATCGGGGCGTACGGCATGTACAACTACGGCATGTCCAAGATCCCGGCGGGCCAAGCCTCGTCGTTCATCAACCTCATCCCGGTCATCACCCTGGTCATGGGACTGGTCCTGCTGGGCGAACGGCTCAACTGGATGCAGTACGCGGCCTCTGGCCTGGTCATCGTCGGCGTATACGTCAGCCAGGACACCAAGGCCAAAAAGCCCGTCCCCGCAACCTAA
- the yjgA gene encoding ribosome biogenesis factor YjgA: MAKKKPTYLPSDFDEIEDRPSRSQLKRDMTALQQLGADLAALGDKVVREAGLPPDVEKALLLIKTITKHEARRRHMQYVGKLMRTFDTTHVSELVEAAQRGHTVKTKAFQRIEDLRDRLVDGDDDLLQELFDSHSEQGQRLRQLTLGARREKANDAPPKDTRALFRLLRDIEGE, from the coding sequence ATGGCAAAAAAGAAACCGACCTACCTCCCTTCCGACTTCGACGAGATCGAAGACCGCCCGAGCCGCTCCCAACTCAAGCGCGACATGACCGCCCTGCAACAGCTCGGGGCCGACCTGGCCGCGCTGGGCGACAAGGTGGTCAGGGAAGCGGGCCTGCCCCCGGACGTGGAAAAGGCCCTGCTGCTCATAAAGACCATTACCAAGCACGAGGCCAGACGCCGCCACATGCAGTACGTGGGCAAGCTCATGCGCACCTTCGACACCACCCACGTCAGCGAACTGGTCGAGGCCGCCCAACGCGGCCACACGGTCAAAACCAAGGCCTTCCAACGCATCGAAGACCTGCGCGACCGCCTGGTGGACGGCGACGACGACCTGCTCCAGGAACTGTTCGACAGCCACTCCGAACAAGGCCAGCGCCTGCGCCAGCTGACCCTCGGCGCGCGCCGCGAAAAGGCCAACGACGCGCCCCCCAAAGACACCCGCGCCCTCTTCCGCCTCCTCCGCGACATCGAGGGGGAGTAG
- a CDS encoding ABC-type transport auxiliary lipoprotein family protein: MKRHLIPIALLVTALAASACVKLGGKPLEKHYYQISPARTAQKADAPRGIVLMARRLSVSDLYNTRELVYRGAEGSVESDFYNMFFVNPGSMLTTELRRWLGESGLFSHIIEPGSMVVPTLTLEGTVNALYGDYSGDRPAAVVEMQFFVVDESTADNAIVFSASYAERVPLADADPRTLVKAMTQGVERIYAALETDLAAAPLKD; encoded by the coding sequence ATGAAACGACACCTCATCCCCATCGCCCTCCTGGTCACGGCCCTGGCCGCCTCGGCCTGCGTCAAGCTGGGCGGCAAGCCCCTGGAAAAGCACTACTACCAGATATCCCCGGCGCGCACCGCCCAAAAGGCCGACGCGCCCAGGGGCATCGTCCTCATGGCCCGACGGCTGTCCGTTTCGGACCTCTACAACACCCGCGAACTGGTCTACCGGGGCGCGGAGGGAAGCGTGGAATCCGACTTCTACAACATGTTCTTCGTCAACCCCGGCAGCATGCTGACCACTGAACTGCGCCGCTGGCTGGGCGAATCCGGCCTGTTCAGCCACATCATCGAGCCGGGCAGCATGGTCGTGCCGACCCTGACCCTGGAAGGCACGGTCAACGCCCTGTACGGCGACTATTCCGGCGACCGGCCCGCCGCCGTGGTCGAGATGCAGTTCTTCGTGGTGGACGAATCCACCGCGGACAACGCCATCGTCTTCTCCGCTTCCTACGCCGAACGCGTGCCCCTGGCCGACGCCGATCCCCGGACCCTGGTCAAGGCCATGACCCAAGGCGTGGAGCGCATCTACGCCGCCCTTGAAACCGACCTGGCCGCCGCGCCGCTCAAAGACTGA
- a CDS encoding MlaD family protein, with amino-acid sequence MVRKKDYFKLGVYIILGTGMLLAVVIILGAGRFFQTTYPLETYFDESVNGLSVGSPVKLRGVQVGRVAEINFVSNIYPDATSNEARYVYVRCEINPDLFENLTEEDFVKYVARDAERGMRIRPTSLGLTGQLFLNTVYQDPESNPPLPIDWTPEYAYIPSVPSTLSRVEEAVTTISKTLSSLKQEDLESIIKDVKSIVGTIDQFMKTEGGKEAGNRVLDILQSTRSILSRTDKLLADPAAGTIIPKTASILTNVDRITGESADNIINAAAEARAAIASFKQASQVLSKTLTDPRMDKAMAEIAPTLENVSKASADLANAVTKVHTLVNRLNGVAASQEANVRSIIEDTREVMENVKELTDDAKRYPSGVIFGTPPNKPHPEGN; translated from the coding sequence ATGGTACGCAAAAAAGACTACTTCAAGCTGGGCGTGTACATCATCCTCGGCACCGGCATGCTCCTGGCCGTGGTCATCATCCTCGGGGCCGGGCGCTTCTTCCAGACGACCTACCCCCTGGAAACCTACTTCGACGAGTCGGTCAACGGACTGTCCGTGGGCTCCCCGGTCAAGCTGCGCGGCGTCCAGGTGGGCCGGGTGGCCGAAATCAATTTCGTGTCCAACATCTATCCCGATGCCACCTCGAACGAGGCGCGCTACGTATACGTCCGCTGCGAAATCAACCCGGACCTGTTTGAGAACCTGACCGAGGAGGACTTCGTCAAATACGTGGCCCGCGACGCCGAGCGCGGCATGCGCATCCGGCCCACCTCCCTGGGGCTGACCGGCCAGCTCTTCCTGAACACGGTCTATCAGGACCCCGAGAGCAACCCGCCCCTGCCCATCGACTGGACCCCGGAGTATGCGTACATCCCGTCCGTGCCCTCCACCCTGAGCCGGGTCGAGGAGGCCGTGACCACCATCAGCAAGACCCTGAGCAGCCTGAAGCAGGAAGACCTCGAATCGATCATCAAGGACGTCAAGTCCATCGTCGGAACCATCGACCAATTCATGAAGACCGAGGGCGGCAAGGAGGCGGGCAACCGCGTGCTCGACATCCTCCAGTCCACCCGGAGCATCCTGTCCCGGACCGACAAGCTGCTCGCCGACCCGGCCGCCGGAACCATCATCCCGAAAACGGCCTCCATCCTGACCAACGTCGACCGCATCACCGGGGAATCCGCCGACAACATCATCAATGCGGCGGCAGAGGCCCGGGCGGCCATCGCCAGCTTCAAGCAGGCCTCCCAGGTCCTGAGCAAGACCCTGACCGACCCGCGCATGGACAAGGCCATGGCCGAGATCGCCCCGACCCTGGAAAACGTCTCCAAGGCCTCGGCCGACCTGGCCAACGCCGTGACCAAGGTCCATACCCTGGTCAACCGCCTCAACGGCGTGGCCGCCTCGCAGGAGGCCAACGTCCGGTCCATCATCGAGGACACCAGGGAGGTCATGGAGAACGTCAAGGAACTCACGGACGACGCCAAGCGGTACCCGTCCGGCGTGATCTTCGGCACCCCGCCGAACAAACCCCATCCCGAAGGCAATTAA
- a CDS encoding ABC transporter ATP-binding protein: MENTAVISVRNLTCGYDGTVIVDDVTFDVHHGEVFIILGGSGCGKSTLLKNMIGLVEPMAGQVYYGDEELTSASGDARQAIIRKFGVMYQMGALFGSMSVLQNVMLPLEEFTDLPPDAIELIAKSKLAMVDMENAAFKMPAALSGGMKKRAAIARAMALDPGILFLDEPGAGLDPISSAVLDELILDLSKNLGITFVIVTHELESIYKIADRVIMLDKEVKSIVAEGDPRELRDTSDNPSVRRFFLRQPDTDAPGREPDGQPAAQG; encoded by the coding sequence ATGGAAAACACAGCGGTCATCAGCGTGCGCAACCTGACCTGCGGCTACGACGGCACCGTCATCGTGGACGACGTCACCTTCGACGTCCACCACGGCGAGGTCTTCATCATCCTCGGCGGCTCGGGCTGCGGCAAATCCACCCTGCTCAAGAACATGATCGGCCTGGTCGAGCCCATGGCCGGGCAGGTCTATTACGGCGACGAGGAGCTGACCTCGGCCTCGGGCGACGCGCGCCAGGCGATCATCCGCAAGTTCGGGGTCATGTACCAGATGGGCGCGCTCTTCGGCTCCATGTCCGTGCTCCAGAACGTCATGCTCCCGCTTGAGGAGTTCACCGATCTGCCCCCGGACGCCATAGAGCTCATCGCCAAGTCCAAGCTGGCCATGGTCGACATGGAGAACGCGGCCTTCAAGATGCCCGCCGCCCTGTCCGGCGGCATGAAGAAGCGGGCGGCCATCGCCCGGGCCATGGCCCTGGACCCCGGCATTCTTTTCCTGGACGAGCCGGGCGCGGGTCTGGACCCCATCTCCAGCGCGGTCCTGGACGAGCTGATCCTGGACCTGTCCAAAAACCTGGGCATCACCTTCGTCATCGTCACCCATGAACTGGAAAGCATTTACAAAATAGCGGATCGGGTTATCATGCTCGACAAGGAAGTCAAATCCATCGTGGCCGAGGGCGACCCGCGCGAGCTGCGCGACACCTCGGACAACCCGTCCGTCCGGCGCTTCTTTCTCCGGCAGCCCGACACGGACGCCCCCGGCCGTGAACCGGACGGACAACCGGCAGCTCAAGGATAG
- a CDS encoding ABC transporter permease, with protein sequence MATNDNRSRTDARVTVSSRADGLVVALSGRLDAAGAASVWDETVKGASSASFARLTADCGGVTYMDGAGVALLLKLKELCAERDAAIALDNLREEDRRMVSLTWDNVLPKPQSAELERRSLAESLEACSGEIWRGIREMVAFVGESVSLLAQVVLRPNKVRWKDVVLACVNVGVESTFIIALIGFLMGLIMSFQSAISLQRFGGEIFVPNMLGLVMFREMGPLVTSILLAARSGSAFAAEIGTMKINEELDALTTMGLSPMRFLVVPKLLATMLMVPLMTMFFNLASLVGGALVMLSMGYPLVTFTSRVFSYVGMSDFWGGMSKGLVFSFLVAGVGCLRGMQTRSGASAVGLSTTSAVVSGIILIAFADGIFAVAFYYLDF encoded by the coding sequence ATGGCCACCAACGATAACCGCAGCCGGACCGACGCGAGGGTCACGGTTTCAAGCCGGGCCGACGGCCTGGTCGTGGCCCTGTCCGGCCGCCTGGACGCGGCGGGCGCGGCCTCGGTCTGGGACGAGACCGTCAAGGGCGCGTCCTCGGCCTCCTTCGCCCGGCTGACCGCCGACTGCGGGGGCGTGACCTATATGGACGGCGCGGGCGTGGCTCTGCTGCTCAAACTCAAGGAGTTGTGCGCGGAGCGGGACGCCGCAATAGCCCTGGACAACCTGCGCGAAGAGGACCGCCGCATGGTGTCCCTGACCTGGGACAACGTGTTGCCCAAGCCGCAGTCCGCCGAGTTGGAACGGCGCAGCCTGGCCGAGTCGCTGGAGGCCTGTAGCGGCGAGATCTGGCGCGGCATCCGCGAGATGGTCGCCTTTGTGGGCGAATCCGTCTCCCTGCTCGCCCAGGTCGTGCTCCGGCCAAACAAGGTGCGCTGGAAGGACGTCGTCCTGGCCTGCGTCAACGTGGGCGTGGAGTCCACGTTCATTATCGCGCTCATCGGCTTTCTCATGGGGCTGATCATGTCCTTCCAGTCGGCCATCAGCCTGCAGCGGTTCGGCGGCGAGATATTCGTGCCCAACATGCTCGGCCTGGTCATGTTCCGCGAGATGGGCCCGCTGGTCACCTCCATCCTCCTGGCCGCCCGGTCCGGCTCGGCCTTCGCCGCCGAGATCGGGACCATGAAAATCAACGAGGAGCTGGACGCCCTGACCACCATGGGGCTCTCGCCCATGCGTTTTCTGGTGGTCCCCAAGCTGCTGGCGACCATGCTCATGGTCCCGCTGATGACCATGTTCTTCAACCTGGCCAGCCTGGTGGGCGGCGCCCTGGTCATGCTCTCCATGGGCTACCCGCTGGTGACCTTCACATCCCGCGTCTTCTCCTACGTCGGCATGTCCGACTTCTGGGGCGGCATGTCCAAGGGGCTGGTTTTCAGCTTCCTGGTGGCGGGCGTGGGCTGCCTGCGCGGCATGCAGACCCGGTCCGGGGCCAGCGCGGTGGGGCTGTCCACCACCAGCGCCGTGGTCTCGGGAATCATCCTCATCGCGTTCGCCGACGGCATCTTCGCCGTGGCGTTCTACTACCTGGACTTCTAG
- a CDS encoding Lrp/AsnC family transcriptional regulator: MNIRKIDKLDLEILNILQEDGKVSNAEIARKVGKAPSAVLERVRKLKKSGIIKGYECIVNHKTLGRGLTAFTSIRVEEGVGATEVGQKLAEFPEVLEVHYTAGRDSYLVKVRVEDTEALQATLAKFGTIGPVRDTNSTIVLTTVKESRVIPLPHEKD, from the coding sequence ATGAATATCAGAAAAATTGACAAACTGGATTTGGAAATCCTGAACATCCTTCAGGAAGACGGAAAGGTTTCCAATGCCGAAATAGCCCGGAAGGTCGGCAAGGCTCCTTCGGCCGTGCTCGAGCGCGTGCGCAAGCTGAAGAAGAGCGGTATCATCAAGGGCTATGAATGTATTGTCAACCATAAAACCCTGGGGCGCGGGCTGACCGCGTTCACTTCCATCCGGGTGGAAGAGGGAGTGGGCGCCACCGAGGTCGGCCAGAAGCTGGCCGAATTCCCCGAGGTTCTGGAAGTTCATTACACGGCGGGACGGGATTCGTATCTGGTCAAGGTCCGGGTGGAAGACACCGAGGCCTTGCAGGCGACACTGGCGAAGTTCGGCACCATTGGCCCGGTCAGGGACACCAATTCGACCATTGTCCTGACCACGGTCAAGGAGTCACGGGTCATACCGCTACCCCACGAAAAAGACTAG